One region of Pan paniscus chromosome 5, NHGRI_mPanPan1-v2.0_pri, whole genome shotgun sequence genomic DNA includes:
- the FKBP1C gene encoding LOW QUALITY PROTEIN: peptidyl-prolyl cis-trans isomerase FKBP1C (The sequence of the model RefSeq protein was modified relative to this genomic sequence to represent the inferred CDS: substituted 1 base at 1 genomic stop codon), which translates to MGRRRAEGLGRAVEPPPGRCRSTPPVELPARXASAAAMGVHVETISPGDWRTFPKRSQTCVMHYTGMLEDRKKFDSSRDRNKPFKFMLGKQEVIRGWEEEVAQMSVGQRAKLTISPDYAYGATGHPGIIPPHATLVFDVALLKLE; encoded by the coding sequence atgggCAGGCGACGCGCTGAGGGACTAGGCAGAGCCGTGGAACCGCCGCCAGGTCGCTGTCGGTCCACGCCGCCAGTCGAACTGCCCGCCCGCTAGGCGTCGGCTGCCGCCATGGGAGTGCACGTGGAAACCATCTCCCCAGGAGACTGGCGCACCTTCCCGAAGCGCAGCCAGACCTGCGTGATGCACTACACCGGGATGCTTGAAGATAGAAAGAAATTTGATTCCTCCCGGGACAGAAACAAGCCCTTTAAGTTTATGCTAGGCAAGCAGGAGGTGATCCGAGGCTGGGAAGAAGAGGTTGCCCAGATGAGTGTGGGTCAGAGAGCCAAACTGACTATATCTCCAGATTATGCCTATGGTGCCACTGGGCACCCAGGCATCATCCCACCACATGCCACTCTCGTCTTCGATGTGGCGCTTCTAAAACTGGAATGA